A single window of Candidatus Microthrix subdominans DNA harbors:
- a CDS encoding DUF2202 domain-containing protein yields MDAHEPSGTLTDREIEDLLMALDDEYKARATYRQVLADFGEVRPFSNIVEAEQRHIDALLVLFERYGIEVPDDPWPGQAPRFSSIEDACQAGVQDEIDNAALYDRLLAGTEREDLLATYRNLQRASQENHLPAFERHAQPGEKGGGGRGGQGPGGEGPEGQGRGGQRRRRRSGEQGRP; encoded by the coding sequence ATGGATGCACATGAACCTTCAGGCACACTGACCGACAGGGAGATCGAGGACCTCCTGATGGCGCTGGACGACGAATACAAGGCACGCGCCACCTACCGACAGGTTCTCGCCGACTTTGGGGAGGTCCGCCCGTTCTCGAACATCGTGGAGGCCGAACAACGCCACATCGATGCGCTCCTTGTGCTGTTCGAGCGCTACGGGATCGAAGTTCCCGATGACCCCTGGCCGGGACAGGCGCCGCGCTTCTCCTCGATCGAGGACGCCTGCCAGGCCGGGGTCCAGGACGAGATCGACAACGCCGCACTGTACGACCGACTGCTGGCTGGGACCGAACGCGAGGATCTGCTGGCCACCTACCGAAACCTGCAACGCGCATCTCAGGAGAACCATCTCCCCGCTTTCGAGCGTCACGCCCAACCAGGCGAAAAAGGTGGCGGTGGTCGCGGCGGCCAGGGCCCTGGCGGCGAAGGGCCCGAAGGCCAAGGTCGCGGCGGCCAACGACGGCGCCGTCGCTCCGGCGAGCAGGGTCGCCCGTAG
- a CDS encoding TM0996/MTH895 family glutaredoxin-like protein produces MDIKILGSGCTKCDKLEAAARTAAAELGVEAEFEKVTAPAEIASWGVMATPALVIDYEVVLAGRVPSTDDVKALLAGR; encoded by the coding sequence ATGGACATCAAGATCCTCGGCAGCGGTTGCACCAAATGCGACAAGCTCGAAGCCGCTGCGCGCACCGCCGCCGCCGAACTCGGCGTCGAGGCCGAATTCGAGAAGGTGACCGCCCCCGCCGAAATCGCATCATGGGGAGTGATGGCCACCCCTGCACTCGTCATCGACTACGAGGTCGTCCTCGCTGGGCGGGTCCCCTCAACGGACGACGTCAAGGCCCTGCTCGCCGGCCGCTGA
- a CDS encoding universal stress protein, with product MNGTARIIVGVDHSEESLNALGFAVEEAALRRVELEVMWAWSDHTPRSHAFGGAGDGVDVQLSAQRQLEGLVESRVPEDLDVTIRAVVDKPDTALVDSAERAELLVVGTRGRGGLLGLRLGSVSVKVAGRAPCPVVVVRPTADGPEVNTEPRIVVGVDGSGSARNALRWALTEASVRNLPIVVVNGWMEPTVAATFPGMASPIDAIGRAASELIEAELEMTAQDAAGVTVRVQAVCASGASALVDESRGASLVVVGSKGQGGLSRVLLGSVAQQVMRHAECPVAVIPQS from the coding sequence ATGAACGGAACGGCGCGCATCATTGTCGGAGTCGACCACTCAGAGGAATCGCTCAACGCTCTCGGGTTTGCGGTCGAGGAAGCCGCACTGCGTCGGGTCGAGCTGGAGGTCATGTGGGCGTGGAGCGACCACACGCCTCGCTCGCATGCGTTCGGAGGGGCTGGTGATGGTGTTGACGTTCAGCTGAGTGCACAGCGACAGCTGGAGGGCCTGGTCGAAAGCCGGGTTCCCGAGGATCTCGATGTGACCATCAGGGCGGTAGTCGACAAACCCGACACTGCGTTGGTCGATTCAGCCGAACGGGCCGAGCTTCTCGTCGTCGGGACGCGGGGCCGGGGCGGCCTTCTTGGCTTGCGGCTCGGCTCGGTCAGCGTGAAGGTCGCCGGCCGAGCGCCGTGCCCAGTGGTGGTGGTTCGTCCGACGGCCGACGGTCCGGAGGTCAACACCGAGCCCCGGATCGTGGTGGGTGTCGATGGTTCGGGCTCGGCGAGAAACGCTCTTCGATGGGCATTGACCGAAGCATCGGTTCGCAACCTGCCGATCGTTGTAGTGAACGGCTGGATGGAACCCACCGTCGCTGCGACGTTCCCCGGGATGGCTTCCCCAATCGACGCGATTGGAAGAGCGGCGTCAGAACTGATCGAAGCTGAACTGGAGATGACAGCCCAGGACGCCGCCGGTGTCACGGTGCGCGTCCAGGCGGTGTGTGCCAGCGGGGCATCGGCCCTGGTCGACGAGTCGCGCGGCGCCTCCCTCGTCGTCGTCGGTTCGAAAGGTCAAGGGGGCCTCTCTCGCGTGCTGCTCGGGTCCGTGGCCCAACAGGTCATGCGTCACGCGGAGTGTCCCGTGGCCGTGATCCCTCAGTCCTGA
- a CDS encoding ZIP family metal transporter, giving the protein MSTLGWIILGGVAMSAIALVGGLAALLPQPVLDRVLLPIVGLAAGSLLGGAFFHMLPSAIDALGNNLAVYVWVVAGFVSFFALEQALHWHHCHFRPDEQRQPLGFLLLVADGLHNLVGGLAVGSAFVVDIRVGVVTWLAAAAHEIPQELGDFGVLIQGGWTKRSALLWNFVSALTFLIGGVVAYFSADVVDVAYLLPFAAGNFIYIASADLIPELATHRAGRDKLETTASLLGGLAILYAATWIG; this is encoded by the coding sequence ATGTCGACTCTTGGTTGGATCATCTTGGGTGGGGTTGCGATGAGTGCGATCGCTCTCGTTGGTGGGTTGGCAGCGTTGCTGCCGCAGCCGGTGCTGGACCGCGTGCTGTTGCCGATCGTGGGCCTGGCAGCCGGTTCGCTGCTCGGCGGCGCGTTCTTCCACATGCTTCCCAGCGCGATCGACGCCCTCGGGAACAACCTGGCCGTCTATGTCTGGGTGGTCGCCGGCTTCGTCTCGTTCTTCGCGCTCGAGCAGGCGCTGCACTGGCACCACTGCCACTTCAGACCCGACGAACAGCGCCAGCCGCTCGGCTTCCTGTTGCTCGTCGCCGACGGTCTTCACAATCTCGTCGGCGGTCTGGCCGTCGGCTCGGCGTTCGTCGTCGACATCCGTGTGGGCGTGGTGACCTGGCTGGCTGCTGCGGCGCACGAAATCCCCCAGGAACTGGGCGACTTTGGCGTGCTCATCCAGGGGGGTTGGACGAAGCGATCCGCCCTGTTGTGGAACTTCGTGTCCGCCCTCACCTTCCTCATCGGCGGAGTGGTCGCCTACTTCAGCGCCGACGTGGTCGACGTGGCCTACCTGTTGCCGTTCGCAGCGGGGAACTTCATCTACATCGCATCGGCCGACCTGATCCCGGAACTGGCGACCCATCGCGCCGGGCGCGACAAGTTGGAGACGACCGCATCGCTGCTGGGCGGGTTGGCCATTCTGTACGCAGCGACCTGGATTGGCTGA
- a CDS encoding permease, with product MSTSTDVPPASQPSPASPTSSEVRRWLLVAATVALWWALYSLNRPFWDWLLFDVVGLEGESRLGESIHFFFYDVTKITLLLAGIIFVVTVLRSFMSVERTRALLGGRREGVGNVAAAGLGVVTPFCSCSAVPAFIGFVAAGVPLGVTMSFLIATPMVNEVAIVMLYGLFGWRITAIYIATGLVIATTAGWVIGRMGMERWVEPFVFETKLRGKVIDPSMGLSWNDRLAMGREEVATILRKIWPFLLVGIGVGAIIHGWVPEQWFADHAAGPLGVPIAVALGVPLYSNAAGVMPLVEALHDKGMPMGTVLAFMMSVVALSLPEMILLRQVLQPRLIATFIAVVASGLIVTGYLFNVII from the coding sequence ATGAGCACCTCCACCGATGTGCCGCCAGCGTCCCAGCCATCGCCAGCGTCCCCTACATCGTCCGAGGTGCGCCGGTGGCTGCTGGTGGCGGCGACGGTTGCGTTGTGGTGGGCGCTGTACAGCCTGAACCGTCCGTTCTGGGATTGGCTGCTGTTCGACGTGGTCGGACTCGAAGGCGAAAGTCGGCTGGGAGAGTCGATCCACTTCTTCTTCTACGACGTCACCAAGATCACACTGCTGTTGGCCGGAATCATCTTCGTGGTCACGGTGCTCCGCAGCTTCATGTCCGTGGAACGCACCCGGGCGCTGTTGGGCGGTCGGCGTGAGGGCGTGGGCAATGTGGCGGCCGCAGGGCTTGGGGTGGTGACCCCGTTCTGCTCGTGTTCGGCTGTGCCGGCGTTCATCGGGTTTGTCGCAGCTGGAGTTCCGCTCGGGGTGACGATGAGTTTCCTGATTGCGACTCCGATGGTGAACGAGGTCGCCATCGTCATGCTCTACGGCCTGTTCGGCTGGCGGATCACCGCCATCTACATCGCCACCGGACTGGTCATTGCTACGACCGCCGGGTGGGTGATCGGGCGGATGGGGATGGAACGGTGGGTCGAGCCGTTCGTGTTCGAGACGAAGCTGCGCGGCAAGGTGATCGACCCGTCGATGGGTCTGTCCTGGAACGACCGCCTCGCCATGGGACGCGAGGAGGTTGCGACGATCCTGCGCAAGATCTGGCCGTTCCTGCTGGTGGGTATCGGAGTGGGCGCGATCATTCATGGCTGGGTCCCGGAGCAATGGTTTGCCGATCATGCTGCGGGTCCCTTGGGGGTGCCGATCGCGGTGGCTCTCGGGGTGCCGCTCTACTCGAACGCGGCAGGTGTCATGCCGCTGGTCGAGGCGTTGCACGACAAGGGCATGCCGATGGGTACCGTCCTGGCGTTCATGATGAGCGTCGTGGCGCTGTCGTTACCCGAGATGATCCTGTTGCGGCAGGTACTGCAACCCAGGCTGATCGCCACTTTCATCGCTGTCGTCGCTTCCGGCCTCATCGTCACCGGGTACCTCTTCAACGTGATCATTTGA
- a CDS encoding DUF302 domain-containing protein: MIIEETVILSEPFDEALTKVKTALAAVGFGVLTEIDLQATMREKIDKSIPRHVILGACNPGLAGRALDADPTIGVLLPCNVVVREADGGVTVEALDPGLMSSLTGKEELGPVSDEARQLLGEALTQLQ, from the coding sequence ATGATCATCGAAGAAACCGTCATCCTCTCAGAGCCCTTTGATGAGGCGCTCACCAAGGTCAAGACCGCCCTCGCCGCCGTGGGCTTCGGGGTTCTGACCGAGATCGACCTCCAGGCAACCATGCGGGAGAAGATCGACAAGAGCATCCCTCGACACGTGATCCTGGGTGCATGTAACCCGGGCCTGGCCGGACGGGCGCTCGATGCCGACCCGACGATCGGCGTTCTGCTTCCCTGCAACGTCGTGGTGAGGGAGGCCGACGGTGGCGTCACGGTTGAGGCCCTCGACCCGGGCCTCATGTCATCGCTCACCGGCAAGGAAGAACTGGGGCCGGTCAGCGATGAGGCACGTCAGCTCCTCGGCGAGGCGCTCACCCAGCTGCAGTAG